In Hermetia illucens chromosome 5, iHerIll2.2.curated.20191125, whole genome shotgun sequence, a single window of DNA contains:
- the LOC119656813 gene encoding proton channel OtopLc isoform X4 produces the protein MGKGKATVTFSDAPTPRRSIPKSSSAKQLFDKSSLSTVIIDNLGHKHSGSSNNNLNAMPISPLVTQTQSASDSDGGHSNATTALVPTNRMPRNESSTSVNVADVELQISRRPSILLHELLSTRRPSAVMATLRAPAYTPNNTRPRIMGSLQEDPDNFSAPSSNGSGPGGPTNQLAVESRRKNRRVGDDALSTALSALYCKVLVLLGVAFPVTELITSKIPTHIYQGFYVFLYIGSLAFVVFVYAVHMKSRALFNILKTFHEKANNIHIKRRTQQLGSFYLRVGAIAFGIGTMVYSGLEFGQFFELSGHPGCDNIFIALTPACRMALAIIQIQFIFLNTTELDIGRHKVVARFGLMHMIATNLCEWLYVLVEETKHEIYHIMHTTTKSMPMIQLATDAHNITGLNASSVPLSISKRSDTGAYVSCQRTNIMGTLVQDSSPFLFPCTIEYSLICAVILYEMWKKVKSIPDIQRSRSNSQKPHVRSAYHFSVDCSGAHKGMFAGILVTVLTIIALIMYFVLQKQEGYSDVAVLEMTICEIIMYSLTILAVIIAMIKIRDLKYLKGNDEHEHSMELDCTLLVLAQTGVYLYSMFSMMGSFYAIWRGDQGGREGLAAEALAMLQASVQTLFILNACKRKCKGAQQQREKPGRELVTFLLIANMSIWFINALVKGHASYRTSHNDFFGTWAWTIIVHVSMPLAIFYRFHSTICLFEVWKATYKAKNHDQGHH, from the exons TGACGCACCAACACCGAGAAGGTCCATACCTAAATCCTCATCGGCTAAACAGCTTTTCGATAAAAGTAGCTTATCGACAGTGATTATAGATAATCTGGGCCATAAGCATAGTGGATCGTCAAATAATAATCTTAACGCGATGCCGATTTCACCTTTAGTTACTCAGACTCAGTCTGCTTCCGATAGTGATGGTGGTCACAGTAATGCAACTACCGCACTAGTACCAACTAATCGTATGCCGCGCAACGAATCCAGTACATCAGTCAATGTAGCGGATGTAGAACTGCAGATATCACGTCGACCTTCCATACTCTTGCACGAATTACTATCAACACGACGTCCTTCAGCTGTCATGGCCACCCTACGGGCACCAGCATATACACCGAACAACACAAGGCCTAGAATTATGGG GTCCCTTCAAGAAGATCCAGACAATTTCTCAGCACCAAGTTCCAATGGTAGTGGACCGGGCGGACCAACCAACCAGCTAGCCGTCGAGTCACGCCGGAAAAATCGAAGAGTTGGAGA TGATGCTTTGAGCACGGCCTTATCTGCATTGTACTGTAAGGTCTTGGTATTATTAGGAGTTGCATTTCCTGTAACGGAATTAATCACATCAAAAATACCTACACATATATATCAAGGGTTTTACGTTTTTCTATACATTGGAAGTTTGGCTTTCGTAGTGTTCGTCTATGCAGTCCATATGAAAAGCAGAGCACTATTCAATATACTGAAGACTTTCC ATGAAAAAGCCAACAACATACACATAAAACGGCGTACTCAGCAGCTTGGAAGTTTCTACCTTCGAGTTGGTGCCATCGCCTTCGGTATTGGAACCATGGTCTACTCAGGCCTAGAATTCGGACAATTCTTCGAGCTGAGTGGTCATCCTGGCTGTGATAATATATTCATTGCCCTCACACCTGCTTGCCGCATGGCCTTAGCAATTATCCagattcaattcatcttccttaACACCACAGAACTAGATATTGGTAGGCACAAAGTGGTCGCGAGGTTCGGGCTCATGCATATGATTGCTACCAACCTTTGTGAATGGTTGTATGTTCTAGTCGAGGAGACAAAGCACGAAATCTACCACATTATGCATACAACAACGAAGTCAATGCCAATGATTCAATTAGCGACTGACGCCCACAACATCACAGGACTAAACGCAAGCTCAGTTCCATTGTCAATATCCAAGAGATCTGACACTGGAGCGTATGTAAGTTGCCAAAGAACCAATATAATGGGAACCCTCGTACAAGACTCGTCACCATTCTTGTTTCCATGCACAATTGAATATTCACTAATTTGCGCTGTTATATTATACGAAATGTGGAAGAAGGTCAAATCCATTCCGGATATACAACGATCAAGGAGcaactcccaaaagccgcacgTTCGCAGCGCATATCACTTTTCTGTAGACTGTTCGGGCGCTCACAAGGGCATGTTTGCAGGGATCCTAGTGACCGTCCTCACCATAATCGCCTTGATTATGTACTTCGTCCTCCAGAAACAAGAAGGCTATTCCGATGTGGCTGTTTTAGAAATGACTATTTGCGAAATTATCATGTACTCACTCACAATCCTGGCCGTAATTATAGCCATGATCAAAATCCGCGACCTAAAGTACTTGAAAGGAAACGATGAACATGAACATTCTATGGAGTTGGATTGTACACTTCTGGTCCTGGCTCAAACGGGAGTCTACTTGTATTCTATGTTCAGCATGATGGGAAGTTTCTATGCAATATGGCGAGGAGATCAAGGTGGCCGGGAAGGACTTGCTGCCGAAGCTTTGGCAATGCTACAGGCGTCGGTCCAGACTTTGTTTATTCTGAACGCGTGTAAGAGAAAATGCAAAGGAGCCCAACAGCAGCGCGAGAAACCCGGCAGGGAACTCGTCACGTTTCTGCTTATAGCTAATATGTCGATATGGTTCATAAATGCACTTGTGAAAGGACACGCTTCATATCGCACGTCACATAATGATTTCTTCGGAACATGGGCATGGACTATAATTGTGCATGTTTCTATGCCATTGGCGATTTTTTACCGATTCCATTCGACCATTTGCCTATTCGAAGTGTGGAAAGCAACCTACAAAGCAAAAAATCACGACCAGGGTCATCACTAA